ATCGAGTTCGCGATGGAGCTGATGGCCGAGCCGGACGTCCTCCTGATGGACGAGCCGGCCGGCGGCATCAACCCCTCGATGCTGGAGAACCTCATCGAGTACATCCGGACCGCCAACGAAGACGAGGAAGCGACGATCTTCCTCATCGAACACAACATGGACTTCGTGATGGAAATCGCCGACCGCATCTACGTCCTCGCCCACGGCGAGCGGATCGCCGAGGGCACGCCCGAAGAGATACAGAACGACCAGCGCGTCCTCGACGCGTACCTGGGGAGGGAGTGATCGTGGCGACGACTTCCGACTCTGAGACCGAAACCGATTCGGACTCGGAACCCGACCCCGAGACCGACCACGGGGACGCGCTCTTGGAGATGCACGACGTCGTGGCCGGCTACGGCAACACGACCGTGCTCCACGACGTCAACATCGCCGTCGACGACGGCCAGATCGCCTGCCTGATCGGCCCGAACGGGTCGGGGAAGTCGACGCTGATGAAGAGCATCTACGGCTTCGCCGACGTCAAGGCGGGGACGGTCACGCTCCGGGGCGAGGACATCACCGGCCGCTCGCCCCAGGAGAACCTCGCCAACGGGATGAGCTACGTCCTGCAGGAAGCGAGCGTCTTCCCGGGGATGAGCGTCCACGAGAACATGCTGATGGGCGGGTACGTCTTCGAGGACGACGAGCGCGCCAACCGCCGCGCCGAGGAGCTCTACGACGAGTTCCCGATCCTCGGAGACATCCGCGACCAGCGCGCCGGGACCCTTTCGGGCGGCCAGCGCCGGCTGCTCGAACTCGCCCGCGCGCTGATGGTCGACCCGGAGGTGATGATGCTCGACGAGCCGTCGATCGGCCTCGAACCGCGCTTCATCGACGACGTCTTCGAGCGGATCAAGCAGCTCAACGACCTAGGGACGACCATCCTGCTCGTCGAACAGAACGCCGAGAAGGGGCTCTCGGTCGCCGATCGCGGGTTCGTGCTCGCGAGCGGCGAGATCAAGTTCACCGGCACCGGCACCGAACTCCTCAACGACGACGAGGTCGGCCGGCTCTACCTGGGGGGATAACCGATGTATCGGATCCTCCTCCCCGTGGACGACGACGCGAAGCGCGCCCGCGCGCAGGCGGACTTCGTCGCCGACCTCCCCGGCATCGACGACATCGAAGTCGTGGTGACCCACACCCTGACCGACGAGGAGGTCGGGGCACCCGACGAACTGCGGAACGTCGACCGTGTCGATACGGTCCGGCTCGTCCGCGACCGCCTCGAAGACCGCGGGCTCGACGTCGAACTCGCCGAGGCCCGACACCCGCCGGCCGACGGCATCCTCGAGATCGCCGCGGAGTTCGACATCGACCACATCGCGATGAGCACCCAGCGGCGCTCGCCGGCGGGGAAGGCCCTGTTCGGAAGCGTCGCTCAGACGGTGTTGCTCGACGCCGACGTGCCGGTCACGATCGTCACGACCGACGACGAATAGACCGGCGAGTCGCGCGGTTTTTCAAGCGGAAATTCGGGATTCTTTCCGCTCGGGAGTGATATCGAATCGGAGACGTTTCGCAGACGAATCCGTTCCTTCGGAAGAACGCGTAAGGGGAGTGGACTCGCTGGGATTTGAACCCAGGGCCTCTTCCTTGCGAAGGAAGCGATCTACCACTGATCTACGAGCCCGCACTCGATTCGAGGATGGCGCGTCATTTGTACCTTCTGTTTCGTCCCCTGCGCGTGAGGCGATCACACGCGAAGAGGTGCGCGTGACGCTGACGCCTTAGCGCCGTGAGCCGACGTGTCGCGAGATCGCGGCGTCGGTCGGGGCGTCAGTCTCGGACCTGCTCAGTCCTCGAGGACGATCTCGATGCTGACGTCGTTCGGCACCTGGATCCGCATCAGCTGCCGGAGGGCGCGTTCGTCGGCGTCGATGTCGATGAGACGCTTGTGAACGCGCATCTCCCAGTGTTCCCACGTGGCGGTCCCCTCGCCGTCGGGGGACTTCCGCGCGGGCACTTCGAGCGTCTTCGTCGGCAGCGGGATCGGACCGCTGAGGTTGACCCCCGTCTTGTTCGCGATCTCGCGAACGTCGTCGCAGATGTCGTCGAGGTCGTCCGGGCTGGTCCCGGCCAGACGGACGCGTGCCTGCTGCATCTATCGCTCGTTGACGTCGAGGACCTTCCCGGCCGCGATGGTCTGACCCATGTCGCGGACCGCGAAGGACCCGAGCTCCGGAATCTCGCCCGACGGCTCGATGCTGAGCGGCTTCTGCGGTCGGACCGTGACGACCGCGGCGTCGCCGGACTGGATGAAGTCGGGGTTCTCCTCGGCGACCTCGCCCGAGGAGGGGTCGAGCTTCTGATCGATGGACTCGATCGTACAGGCGACCTGCGCCGTGTGGGCGTGGAAGACCGGCGTGTAGCCGGCGGTGATGACCGAGGGGTGCTGCATCACGACGATCTGGGCCTGGAACGTCTCGGCGACCGTCGGCGGGTCGTCGGCGGGGCCGCAGACGTCGCCGCGGCGGATGTCGTCCTTGCCGATGCCGCGGACGTTGAACCCGACGTTGTCACCGGGGCCGGCCTGCGGCACTTCCTCGTGGTGCATCTCGACGGTCTTGACCTCGCCGCCGACGTCCGACGGCTGGAAGGAGACGTTGTCGCCGGGGCTGATGGTACCGGTCTCGACGCGTCCGACCGGGACCGTCCCGATGCCCGAGATGGTGTAGACGTCCTGAATCGGCAGGCGGAGCGGCGCGTCCGTCGGCGGCTCCGGCTCCGGGAGGTCGTTGAGCGACTCCAGGAGCGTCGGGCCGTCGTACCAGGACGTGTTCTCGGACCGCTCGGCGACGTTGTCGCCCTCGAAGGCCGAGATCGGGACGTAGGTGGCGTCGTCGGAGTTGAACTGGACCTGCTTGAGGAGCTTGTTGACCTCGTCTTTGACCTGCTTGTAGGAGTCCTCGCTGTAGTCGACGAGGTCCATCTTGTTGATGCCGATGATGAGCTCGTTGATGCCCAGGGTGCGGGCCAGGAAGACGTGCTCGCGGGTCTGCGGCGCGACGCCGTCGTCGGCGGCGACGACGAGCACCGCGTTGTCGGCCTGCGAGGCGCCCGTGATCATATTCTTGACGAAGTCACGGTGGCCCGGACAGTCGACGATGGTGAAGTAGTACTCGTCGGTGTCGAACTCCTGGTGGGCGATGTCGATGGTGACCCCGCGCTCGCGCTCCTCGGCGAGGTTGTCCATCACATAGGCGAACTCGAATCCGCCCTTGCCCTTCTCTTCGGCTTCCTCGCGGTGCTGCTCGATTACGTGCTCGGGGACGGATCCTGTCTCGAACAGGAGTCGCCCGACCAGCGTACTCTTTCCGTGGTCGACGTGGCCGATGATGGCCAGGTTCTGGTGCGGTTTGTCACTCATAGGTGGGTCACGCGCTAAGGCGCTCTGTACCGCCTTCTTTGGCCAGAAAGCCCTAAAACCATTTCGATACGTAGACGGCCGAAACGCCGCAGTATCGCGGTTTGTGGGACCATCTACCACGGGTCGCTGCCGCACTTTTCGACCGGATCGACGCGGAACCGAGTCACCGAAGCGCCGGCAGCGACGCGCGGCGAGCGCGAAAGCGGCCGAAAGGAGCGAAAACGAGCCGATCGCAGGACTGCGGAGGGACCGTGTCGGTATCAGGTAAGATCGACGACGCGATTCCAGCGGCGGCGGTGCCGCAGGCTATCGGTCTTCCAGCCGACCGACGTCGCCCAGCACGGCCGAGGCGGTCTCCGGGCCGCCGGCGCCGCGGCCGCTGAGGTTCAGTTGGCCGGCGTGGTCGGTCTCCAACTGGACGATGTTCCGCGTCCCGGTCACGGCGAGGGCGGCGTTCTGCGGGACGAGCCGCGGCCCGACGCGGATGCCGTCCCGGGTCGCCTCCCCGACGAGCCGGATCGTCCGGCCGTCCTCGGCGGCCAACTCCAGGGCGCTGCCGGGGACGTTCGTGATCCCCTCGACGTCGGCGTCGTCGAGGGTGTACTCCGTCTCGCCCTCGGCGAGCACGTTCGCGAGGATGACGCACTTCAGCGCCGCGTCCGTGCCCTCGACGTCGAAGGTCGGGTCCGCCTCGGCGACGCCGAGGTCCTGGGCCTCCGCGAGGACGTGTTCGTAGTCGATCCCCTCGGCGGCCATCCGCGAGAGGATGAAGTTCGCCGTCCCGTTGAGGACGCCCCGGGCCGCCTCGACGTGCGACGGCGAGAGGTCCTCGACCGTCGAGACGATCGGGATCGCGCCGCCGACGGTGGCCTCGAAGCGGACGTTCCCGGCGCTCTCGCGCTCTAAGTCCCGGACGTCGCCGTAGCGCTCGGCGACCGGCCCCTTGTTCGCGAGGACGACGTGGCGGTCGCGCTCCAGCGCCGTGCGAAGGTGCGAGAAGCCGGGCTCGGCGTCGCCGAGCGTCGTCGGCGTCGCCTCGACGAGGACGTCGTAGTCGGCCTCCAGCGCCGCCTCGGGGTCGGCGTCGCCGACGCGGCCCTCATCGGACTTCCGGTCTAAGGCCGCCTCGGTGTCGATGCCCCCGGCGTCGACGGCGGCCGACGACGAGTCCGCGAAGGCGACGATCCGGTGGCCGTAGTCGGCCGCGAGGTCGACGACTGAGCCGCCGACCGCGCCGGCGCCGACGACCGCGAGTCGCTTGCCGCTCATACGGCTCCCCCCGCGAGGGGTTCGACCACGTGGAGGTCCTTCTCCTCGGCGATCTCGCGGACGAGCGAGATCGCTTCGGCGGTCTCGCCGGCGCGGGTCGCCATCCGGAGCCGGGCGCTGGAGGTGTCGCTGCGCCCCTCCGGCGCGTTGAGCGAGAAGTCCGCGATCGACGTCGAGGGGTACTGTTCGATCCGACGGAGCGTATCGGAGAGGTCCGTGTCGACGAGGTGGCCCACGAGGACGACGACGACCTCCTCGGCGTAGTGTTCGGCGCCCGCCTGGACGACGTTGACGCCCTCGTCGCGCAGCGCGGCGACGATGGCCTCGAAGCGGTCCGGGGTCGCCTCGACGTCGACCTCCACGGGGATGCGGCCACGCGGGGTGACGTTCCCCCGCTCGTGGAAGATCGACAGGAGGTTCCCGCCGTTCGCTGAGATGGGTTCCAGCGCCGCGAGCAGTTGCCCCGGCTGGTCGGCGAGTTCGAGCCGGATCGTGTGGGGCTGGGGCTCGCCGTCGGCGTCGGTGTCGGCGGCGTCGGCGTGGGACGTACGCGAGCGGGTCGCGCCGCCGGAATCGCCGGAGTCCGGTTCCTCGTCGGCGTCCGCGTCGGAATCGAGCGCGGACGTCACTGGCGGATCACTCCCTGGCGGGAGGGGGCCTCACGAGCCACGGTTCGGTGAGAGACGACGACTCGACGGTCCGTCCGGGCGACGGGTCGAGGTCGTGAGGTCGAAGCCGTACACATACCCGAACGTCAACCCCCGGACCGATATAAGCCTTCGTCGATGCACGCGTTGCCGGCGGCGAAAACTGCCGGCGTCCCGCCCGGCGCGCTAGATGCGCGGCAGCGAGATCGTCACCGTGGTCGCGTCGTCGTGTTCGGTGAACGAGATCTCGCCGCCGTGGGTGTCGGCGACGGTCTTTGCGACCCACAGCCCCAGTCCGCTCCCGTGGGTCAGCTGTGTGATGTCGGCCTCGCCGACGACGACGTCCCGCTCGTGGGACGGAATGCCGTCGCCCCGGTCGGAGACCGAGAGCTCGACCGCGTCGGGGAGGACCCGGACCGACGCCTCGACCGGCGGGTCGCCGTGCTCGGCGGCGTTCTCCAGGAGCTCGTCCAGGGCCGTCCGGAGGCCGTCGCTCGCGCGGACCCGCGCGTCGATGTCGTCGGGCGCGTCCACCGAGAACGCCGCGTCGGGGAACCGATCCCGCGCGTGTGCGACCGCGCCCTCGAGTACCGCGACCGGGTCGGTCTCGCGGTACTCCTCGGGGCTCCGGTCCCGCTCGCGGGTGATCGTCTTCGCGCCGTCGGCGAGGCTCCCGACCGTCTCGGCGCTGCGTTTCAGCACGTCCGCGGACTTCTTGAGCCGCTCCTCGCTCGGGACGGTCGCGACGATGTCGGCGTGGCCCGCCAGCACCTGCGCCTCGTTGCGGAGGTTGTGCCGCAGGACGCGGTTCAGCACGGCCGTCCGGCGGCGCTCCCGGGCGAGCTGTTCGGCGCGCACCCGGCGGGCGTCGTAGACGCCGATGATGACGTGGGCCGCCGCGCCGATTGCCAGGAGGTTGCCGACGGTGAACATCGACGGCGCGATCCCGCCCGACAGTCGGTTCTGGGCGTACGCGTGCGCGAGCATCACGCTCCCGAGGACGACGATTCCCAGGAGGTTCCAGATCGCGATCCGGAGCGCGTTGCGGTCGCTGAAGCCGCTGTAATACAGCAGGCCGCCGACGGCGACGAGGCCGAGCGAGACGACGCCCCCGACCGCGCCGAGTACGACCGACAGCGGGCCGCCGCCCGAAAGCAGCGGAAAGAGGTTCGGTACGAGCAAGACGAGACCGGTGGCCGAGATGATGGCGCTCGCGAGGAGCCGGACGGCGGAGGGCCTCGCAGGAGCGACAGACTCCGGCGGCGAGCCGAACCCGACCCGATCGAGGAGCGTGAGGAGTTGTGTGCGCATCTGCTGTTGGCTACTGGTCGGACACCCGCTTGAAATTATGGGGCCGAGTATCGGTGTCGATAGCGGACGGGAAAAACGGAACCGCGTCGAACCGCGGGCCGACGGCGCGCGTGACGCGCGGGGTCACGCGGGCGTCAGATCGTCAGAACTGGTCGACCGACTGCGGGAGTTCGAGCTTCATTCCCTTGCGCTCGCGGATCTCCATGATCTTCTCGCGCTGGAGGTTGTCCGAGAGCACGCGGAAGCCGGCGTTCTCGGTGTTCCACGAGGCGCGGCCCTCCGTCGCCGAGCGGATGTCCGAGGAGAACCCGATCATCTCTTCGACGGGCGCGATGCCCTCGATGACCATCAGGTCGCCCTCCTGGAACATGTCGTCGACGCGGCCGCGACGGCCCTGGATCTCGCCGGACGCCGAGCCCATGTGCTCGGAGGGAACGTCGATGCGGACGTTCTGGATCGGCTCTAAGAGCTTGATGTCGGCGTCGATCAGCGCGCGGTGGACCGCGTCGCGGACGGCCGGGATGACCTGTGCGGGACCGCGGTGGATCGTGTCCTCGTGGAGCTTCGCGTCGTGGAGCCGGAGCAGCGCGCCCTGGACCGGCTCGTTGGCGAGCGGGCCGTCGTCGAGCGCCTCTTCGAGGCCCTCGATCACGAGCTCCATCGTCTCGTTGAGGTGCTGGATCCCCTTCGTGTCGTCGATGAGGATGTTCGTCCCGTGGATGTGCTCGACGTTCTGGGAGGTGTCCTTGTCCATCCCGGCCTCCTGCAGCGCCTCGCGGCGCTCCAGTTCGGGCATATCCATCGAGGCCTCGCCGAGCTTGATCGCGTCG
This is a stretch of genomic DNA from Halobellus sp. MBLA0158. It encodes these proteins:
- a CDS encoding ABC transporter ATP-binding protein — protein: MHDVVAGYGNTTVLHDVNIAVDDGQIACLIGPNGSGKSTLMKSIYGFADVKAGTVTLRGEDITGRSPQENLANGMSYVLQEASVFPGMSVHENMLMGGYVFEDDERANRRAEELYDEFPILGDIRDQRAGTLSGGQRRLLELARALMVDPEVMMLDEPSIGLEPRFIDDVFERIKQLNDLGTTILLVEQNAEKGLSVADRGFVLASGEIKFTGTGTELLNDDEVGRLYLGG
- a CDS encoding sensor histidine kinase; this translates as MRTQLLTLLDRVGFGSPPESVAPARPSAVRLLASAIISATGLVLLVPNLFPLLSGGGPLSVVLGAVGGVVSLGLVAVGGLLYYSGFSDRNALRIAIWNLLGIVVLGSVMLAHAYAQNRLSGGIAPSMFTVGNLLAIGAAAHVIIGVYDARRVRAEQLARERRRTAVLNRVLRHNLRNEAQVLAGHADIVATVPSEERLKKSADVLKRSAETVGSLADGAKTITRERDRSPEEYRETDPVAVLEGAVAHARDRFPDAAFSVDAPDDIDARVRASDGLRTALDELLENAAEHGDPPVEASVRVLPDAVELSVSDRGDGIPSHERDVVVGEADITQLTHGSGLGLWVAKTVADTHGGEISFTEHDDATTVTISLPRI
- a CDS encoding amino acid-binding protein — protein: MTSALDSDADADEEPDSGDSGGATRSRTSHADAADTDADGEPQPHTIRLELADQPGQLLAALEPISANGGNLLSIFHERGNVTPRGRIPVEVDVEATPDRFEAIVAALRDEGVNVVQAGAEHYAEEVVVVLVGHLVDTDLSDTLRRIEQYPSTSIADFSLNAPEGRSDTSSARLRMATRAGETAEAISLVREIAEEKDLHVVEPLAGGAV
- a CDS encoding universal stress protein, which produces MYRILLPVDDDAKRARAQADFVADLPGIDDIEVVVTHTLTDEEVGAPDELRNVDRVDTVRLVRDRLEDRGLDVELAEARHPPADGILEIAAEFDIDHIAMSTQRRSPAGKALFGSVAQTVLLDADVPVTIVTTDDE
- a CDS encoding homoserine dehydrogenase, coding for MSGKRLAVVGAGAVGGSVVDLAADYGHRIVAFADSSSAAVDAGGIDTEAALDRKSDEGRVGDADPEAALEADYDVLVEATPTTLGDAEPGFSHLRTALERDRHVVLANKGPVAERYGDVRDLERESAGNVRFEATVGGAIPIVSTVEDLSPSHVEAARGVLNGTANFILSRMAAEGIDYEHVLAEAQDLGVAEADPTFDVEGTDAALKCVILANVLAEGETEYTLDDADVEGITNVPGSALELAAEDGRTIRLVGEATRDGIRVGPRLVPQNAALAVTGTRNIVQLETDHAGQLNLSGRGAGGPETASAVLGDVGRLEDR
- the tuf gene encoding translation elongation factor EF-1 subunit alpha codes for the protein MSDKPHQNLAIIGHVDHGKSTLVGRLLFETGSVPEHVIEQHREEAEEKGKGGFEFAYVMDNLAEERERGVTIDIAHQEFDTDEYYFTIVDCPGHRDFVKNMITGASQADNAVLVVAADDGVAPQTREHVFLARTLGINELIIGINKMDLVDYSEDSYKQVKDEVNKLLKQVQFNSDDATYVPISAFEGDNVAERSENTSWYDGPTLLESLNDLPEPEPPTDAPLRLPIQDVYTISGIGTVPVGRVETGTISPGDNVSFQPSDVGGEVKTVEMHHEEVPQAGPGDNVGFNVRGIGKDDIRRGDVCGPADDPPTVAETFQAQIVVMQHPSVITAGYTPVFHAHTAQVACTIESIDQKLDPSSGEVAEENPDFIQSGDAAVVTVRPQKPLSIEPSGEIPELGSFAVRDMGQTIAAGKVLDVNER
- the rpsJ gene encoding 30S ribosomal protein S10, whose translation is MQQARVRLAGTSPDDLDDICDDVREIANKTGVNLSGPIPLPTKTLEVPARKSPDGEGTATWEHWEMRVHKRLIDIDADERALRQLMRIQVPNDVSIEIVLED